One genomic region from Leifsonia poae encodes:
- a CDS encoding helix-turn-helix transcriptional regulator has protein sequence MSTVHFPLRESRATPQTESNYFALGGKVTTVFARTSELQRIVKLVSAGTSVEIVGTRWSGRTELLRQVHRTLTTVGVPIVTVRGISGSLPLEAIRSAIPATSPAARSESASPSGLIHRLATQLEEGPSVVLVDDGNLLDEQSWVALETVHKRTGIPIVAVSLRSITVSPADHRLIKFAHPVVKITLGELKLETLHDLLEARLGSAISPSASARIHTKSSGIPGFALAIADGAVSSGLLKQQGDVWQASEHLWSEDLIGAFEALLYTYDAETREAVETLTIVGAVPVATAAKLIGQQRLEILEGHSLVKLFAIRDHHMVAVSPPGIADYFSRLPLSTHRLRMMEQVKKVIGVDGQTQLASVLSDPGDTIPIDAVQLPLVGRMLSESHKLGLATAWRNWERSHSVTDAMRVLHLELTGECSDERLSSVVANVDLRGVPATVELEFRYLHSRLLVLHERDEEEVVEALTSTTPDYPHAVALSAVLLATQMETSGIQPHIERRLRELCETEGVDGSLSRAVLAAALALSSRAHEAFEFIDEIADPFVARLVDVVRGLALFGSGRFIEALEWSAEQVNTAIASGDRTALACHTYVATISSGVLGRYDEASAWGDVALITNVRSAPMLFSPDRALMHALAIIATRAARPMAAQGFIERAELFTGRSEALPFGSLEAVEASAMQADGDARGASKRYRRLAVRLRDAGYELAADTTTMLAVNSGLDEVESQAFRKRAGQIGGALYIAYLDARSAIRHKDPDALVRAAHELHDQQATDEALRHLTHAAKLFRDSGDQQRSTELRAEIQSIISGDPSTSRAATDHVESNWGFTRREQEIVTDIAGGESNLDIARKYAISIRTVETHIRNIRRKTGVLDRGDIGLFSPAN, from the coding sequence GTGAGCACGGTGCATTTCCCATTGCGCGAGAGCCGTGCCACGCCGCAAACTGAGTCCAATTACTTTGCTCTGGGCGGAAAGGTGACGACCGTGTTCGCTCGTACCTCAGAACTCCAACGCATCGTGAAGCTGGTGAGCGCCGGCACAAGCGTTGAGATCGTAGGAACGCGGTGGTCTGGCCGAACGGAGTTGCTGAGGCAGGTGCACCGGACTCTCACCACAGTGGGGGTACCCATCGTCACCGTTCGGGGCATCAGTGGGAGCCTGCCGCTCGAAGCTATCCGGTCGGCGATTCCTGCCACCTCTCCGGCAGCACGTTCTGAGTCCGCATCGCCGAGCGGCCTGATCCATCGGCTCGCCACGCAGCTGGAGGAGGGCCCGTCTGTTGTGCTCGTGGACGATGGAAATCTTCTGGATGAACAATCTTGGGTGGCTCTGGAAACCGTGCACAAGCGCACGGGAATTCCCATCGTCGCAGTCAGCCTGCGCAGCATCACTGTCAGCCCCGCGGATCACCGCCTCATCAAGTTTGCTCACCCCGTTGTGAAGATCACGCTCGGCGAGCTCAAACTTGAAACTCTCCATGACCTCTTGGAAGCACGGCTGGGCTCAGCAATCTCACCCTCCGCAAGCGCGCGAATTCATACCAAGTCTTCGGGGATCCCCGGTTTTGCGCTCGCTATCGCCGACGGCGCTGTCAGCTCAGGGCTACTGAAACAACAAGGGGACGTCTGGCAGGCCTCGGAGCACCTGTGGTCGGAGGATTTGATCGGCGCATTTGAAGCGCTCCTCTATACCTACGATGCCGAAACGCGAGAGGCAGTCGAGACGCTCACAATTGTCGGTGCGGTCCCAGTTGCAACTGCCGCCAAGCTTATTGGACAGCAGCGCCTTGAAATTCTTGAGGGCCACTCACTCGTGAAGCTCTTTGCAATCCGCGACCATCACATGGTCGCGGTGAGCCCGCCTGGGATCGCCGACTATTTCAGCCGCCTGCCATTGTCCACTCACCGACTGCGCATGATGGAGCAGGTCAAGAAGGTGATTGGCGTCGACGGTCAGACTCAACTGGCGAGTGTGCTTTCCGACCCGGGCGACACCATTCCCATCGATGCCGTCCAGCTTCCTCTCGTGGGTCGCATGCTCTCTGAATCCCACAAGCTCGGCCTGGCGACCGCTTGGCGAAATTGGGAGAGGTCGCACTCCGTCACCGATGCGATGCGCGTCCTTCATTTGGAACTCACTGGCGAGTGCTCGGATGAACGGCTCTCCAGCGTTGTGGCGAACGTCGATCTCCGTGGTGTGCCGGCCACCGTAGAACTGGAATTTCGCTATCTCCACTCTCGGCTGCTCGTACTTCACGAGCGCGACGAAGAAGAGGTCGTTGAAGCACTCACCTCGACGACCCCTGACTACCCGCACGCGGTTGCTTTGAGCGCAGTTCTTCTCGCCACACAGATGGAGACCTCCGGAATCCAACCGCATATCGAGCGGCGACTTCGCGAGCTCTGCGAGACCGAGGGCGTTGACGGCTCCCTCTCCCGAGCAGTCCTCGCGGCCGCCCTCGCTCTGTCCAGCAGAGCCCATGAAGCCTTCGAGTTCATTGATGAGATCGCAGATCCCTTCGTCGCCCGATTAGTCGACGTGGTGCGTGGTCTCGCATTGTTTGGGAGCGGCCGTTTCATTGAGGCGCTCGAGTGGTCTGCCGAGCAGGTGAATACTGCCATCGCATCCGGTGACCGAACCGCGCTAGCCTGCCACACCTACGTGGCGACAATCTCTTCGGGGGTACTCGGGCGCTATGACGAGGCGTCCGCGTGGGGGGACGTTGCACTCATCACGAATGTGCGCTCAGCACCGATGTTGTTCTCTCCCGATAGAGCACTCATGCATGCTCTCGCCATAATTGCGACCCGGGCAGCGCGCCCGATGGCAGCTCAGGGATTCATCGAGAGAGCAGAACTGTTCACGGGCAGGAGCGAGGCGTTGCCGTTCGGGAGCCTGGAAGCGGTGGAAGCTTCAGCGATGCAAGCGGATGGGGATGCTCGTGGCGCGTCCAAACGGTATCGCCGGCTGGCTGTGCGCCTCCGTGACGCCGGCTATGAATTGGCGGCCGACACCACCACCATGCTCGCCGTGAATTCCGGTCTCGATGAGGTGGAGTCTCAGGCGTTCCGTAAACGAGCAGGCCAAATCGGAGGTGCGCTCTACATCGCGTACCTTGACGCCCGTTCGGCGATCCGCCATAAGGACCCCGACGCGCTCGTTCGTGCCGCGCACGAACTCCACGATCAGCAGGCAACCGACGAAGCACTGCGTCACCTCACTCATGCGGCGAAACTCTTCCGTGATAGCGGTGACCAGCAACGCTCGACCGAGCTGCGCGCCGAGATCCAATCGATCATCTCCGGCGACCCCTCGACCTCCCGCGCGGCTACGGATCACGTCGAATCGAATTGGGGATTCACGCGCCGCGAGCAGGAGATCGTCACTGACATTGCGGGTGGCGAGAGCAATCTGGATATCGCCAGGAAGTACGCCATCAGCATCAGGACCGTTGAGACCCATATCCGCAATATCCGCCGCAAGACCGGGGTTCTCGACCGGGGCGACATCGGGCTCTTTTCACCCGCCAACTGA
- a CDS encoding alternate-type signal peptide domain-containing protein, protein MNKLTKGIVVASLGAVLVIGTSGTLALWNVSSASEAGRVVMGDMNLKVKADGQAWEVRGVDGKWSALADPTKFRMVPGDAVRLTQPLEVTLVGDKMAAILTIDTSSAITTPNGGVLPGDDFTVATAFEAPPAGEKLPTPVAGTNDWKFSSALATGKATYIQKVTFTFAEGATGRSGALSTVDLTATNFVLNQVRN, encoded by the coding sequence ATGAACAAGCTCACCAAAGGAATCGTCGTCGCCAGCCTGGGAGCGGTGCTGGTGATCGGAACCAGTGGCACACTGGCACTCTGGAACGTCTCAAGCGCGAGCGAAGCGGGGCGAGTCGTCATGGGTGACATGAACCTGAAGGTCAAGGCCGACGGCCAGGCCTGGGAGGTTCGAGGTGTCGACGGAAAGTGGAGTGCGTTGGCTGACCCGACCAAGTTCCGTATGGTTCCGGGCGACGCAGTGCGTCTCACCCAACCCCTGGAGGTCACCCTTGTCGGTGACAAGATGGCCGCAATCCTGACGATTGACACGTCCTCTGCCATCACGACGCCTAATGGTGGAGTGCTCCCCGGTGATGACTTCACCGTTGCCACTGCGTTCGAGGCGCCTCCGGCAGGCGAAAAGCTTCCGACTCCGGTTGCGGGGACCAACGATTGGAAGTTCTCCAGTGCTCTGGCCACTGGTAAGGCTACCTATATTCAGAAGGTAACCTTCACGTTCGCTGAAGGGGCCACGGGTCGGTCCGGTGCGCTTTCAACCGTCGACCTCACTGCGACCAACTTCGTGCTGAACCAGGTTCGCAACTAA
- a CDS encoding signal peptidase I, with translation MTVSEPVEVDESSGVQKPRTSRHSNRKRASRRVPGVIGTVLFTALISILGALVLATVLVPRVIGAQTYTVLTGSMQPTLRPGTTLVVQPRAFDEIRVGDVVTFQERSGEPTVITHRVVGTAISAEGESTLITRGDNNSMNDPEPVRAVQVKGVLVYAIPFVGLVSLSAPNLMGTAAAAGAIFILVGFGYIVAFFRTRRRDAQRSQSSKPKVDQ, from the coding sequence GTGACCGTCTCTGAGCCGGTCGAAGTCGACGAAAGTTCGGGCGTTCAGAAGCCGCGCACGTCCCGACACTCAAATCGGAAGCGGGCATCACGGCGTGTTCCTGGAGTTATCGGGACGGTGCTCTTCACCGCACTGATCAGCATCCTCGGCGCGCTCGTGCTGGCAACGGTACTGGTGCCACGCGTCATAGGAGCACAGACCTACACGGTGCTTACCGGTTCAATGCAGCCAACTTTGCGTCCTGGAACCACGCTTGTGGTTCAGCCACGTGCGTTCGACGAGATTCGTGTGGGTGACGTTGTGACCTTCCAGGAACGTTCAGGGGAACCGACCGTGATAACTCACAGGGTGGTCGGAACAGCCATATCTGCAGAGGGCGAATCAACACTCATTACCCGCGGCGACAACAACTCGATGAATGACCCAGAGCCGGTCAGAGCAGTCCAAGTCAAGGGTGTGCTCGTATACGCCATTCCATTTGTCGGGCTCGTTTCCCTATCCGCACCGAACCTCATGGGAACGGCCGCCGCGGCGGGGGCAATTTTCATACTCGTCGGATTCGGTTACATCGTCGCATTCTTCAGAACTCGTAGGCGAGACGCCCAACGCAGCCAGTCCTCCAAACCGAAGGTAGATCAATGA
- a CDS encoding RCC1 domain-containing protein: MCATSTREVYCWGGAQSNEVAYPKLVPLPAGEVTALSAGQTHSCAVLDRKAAYCWGTNAYGELGRGNTSADSYLAPAPVLQEGTSALPSNAVIEDIAAGLNSTCLIADAKGYCWGDNRRGAVGDDSVVQKTAPVRIAIDSAVPGGVPLISITGSSSESATQRYCAASETDVYCWGSTTNGGLGFSAGQAEQTTPIRIPGLPTGTAQSIDSEWESHCAIINGTSTCWGNGRGGKFGISELQPGYVAQNTVLPAGKTVIKSSGGEGQRCWLFTDGTLECAGNGALGALGRGDDRVSTPNLQPTLPGTPLLCEGQMLSDGRCTLAPGKTYFYRAYFTLGDWRSAMSPVTSLVGATP, from the coding sequence ATGTGCGCCACGAGTACGCGCGAAGTATATTGCTGGGGAGGTGCCCAATCTAATGAGGTGGCATACCCAAAACTGGTGCCTCTGCCGGCGGGAGAGGTCACGGCTCTGTCTGCAGGACAGACCCACTCCTGTGCAGTCCTCGACCGGAAGGCGGCCTATTGCTGGGGCACTAACGCGTACGGTGAACTCGGTCGCGGAAACACCAGTGCGGATTCCTATCTAGCACCAGCACCAGTATTGCAAGAGGGTACATCTGCGCTCCCTTCAAACGCAGTGATTGAAGATATCGCAGCCGGACTGAACTCAACCTGCCTGATCGCAGATGCCAAGGGCTACTGCTGGGGCGATAACCGGCGGGGTGCCGTTGGGGACGACTCGGTCGTTCAGAAGACTGCTCCCGTTCGCATCGCGATTGACTCCGCCGTTCCGGGCGGCGTTCCACTGATCTCCATCACGGGCAGCTCCTCAGAGTCCGCCACTCAGCGATACTGTGCCGCGTCTGAGACCGACGTCTATTGCTGGGGTTCCACAACTAACGGAGGTCTAGGGTTTTCAGCTGGGCAAGCGGAACAAACCACACCCATTCGTATACCCGGGCTTCCCACTGGTACGGCGCAGTCGATCGATTCCGAGTGGGAGTCGCACTGCGCGATCATCAACGGCACCAGTACCTGTTGGGGCAATGGCCGCGGTGGAAAGTTCGGGATTTCGGAGCTACAACCAGGCTATGTCGCCCAAAATACAGTCCTGCCCGCGGGGAAAACTGTTATCAAGTCATCAGGTGGTGAGGGACAACGTTGTTGGCTGTTCACCGACGGCACCCTAGAGTGCGCAGGAAATGGGGCACTAGGTGCTCTTGGTCGAGGAGATGACAGGGTTTCCACTCCAAATCTCCAACCGACACTACCTGGAACGCCTCTCCTCTGCGAGGGTCAAATGCTCAGCGATGGCCGATGCACCCTCGCCCCCGGAAAAACATACTTCTACCGCGCCTACTTCACCCTCGGCGACTGGCGAAGCGCAATGAGCCCGGTGACGTCGTTGGTAGGCGCTACCCCCTAG
- a CDS encoding RCC1 domain-containing protein: protein MLHSSQNTDVVPYIVERFLMDKTRKSKTGRRPIVTGIALALGLSVVSAGAAEGLWSLTTGSIEAEVSASTLAALPYPEPIKYTWVAPEFDLGQAPSSRTLSPQYFLERSTTEDFAESTLVGSSDSQFITDEPSDPVSTSVAFTDVAMFSFGGCAIAAGKVFCWGTNRNGSLGTGESLSLSRGEPREVAYTHQKSESDLSVGTVITRLEGGTLGSMCAASTAEVYCWGGANAASAQPTLKRVPLPQGEITALSAGQTHSCAVLDQKTAYCWGTNSHGELGRGSQHGWNQYLPPAPMKQSNSAEALRPNARIEQIAAGQNTTCLIANGKGYCTGDAQRGALGNASIVRHFVPKEIAFFMSGHPSATVLKSIVATAYSADSQRYCAASETDVFCWGSTINGGMGFPDVNGIQRSPVRILGLPAGTVQSLDSEWDSNCAIINNTSTCWGNNSEGKFGTAERKANFSATATVLPAGKTLVKSASAQGTRCWLFTDGTLECAGNASMGALARGPLEWGRATPNLQPTLPATLLAACEGTTASDGRCGLVPGEVYFYRSYFTLGEWQSPMSGVRPFG, encoded by the coding sequence TTGCTGCATTCCTCGCAAAATACAGATGTCGTTCCTTACATCGTTGAAAGGTTCCTGATGGATAAAACACGTAAATCGAAAACAGGCCGCCGTCCGATAGTCACCGGCATCGCTCTCGCGCTTGGGCTCAGCGTTGTATCGGCTGGTGCTGCCGAAGGGCTCTGGAGCCTTACTACCGGCTCCATTGAAGCTGAAGTATCTGCCTCAACCCTTGCAGCGCTGCCGTACCCTGAGCCCATTAAGTACACCTGGGTGGCTCCTGAGTTTGATCTCGGGCAAGCCCCATCCAGCAGAACCCTGTCGCCGCAGTATTTTCTTGAACGGTCAACAACTGAAGACTTCGCTGAGTCGACACTCGTAGGAAGTTCCGATTCTCAATTCATTACCGACGAACCGTCTGATCCCGTTTCAACGAGTGTCGCGTTCACGGATGTCGCCATGTTCAGCTTTGGGGGTTGTGCGATCGCCGCAGGGAAGGTGTTCTGTTGGGGGACCAACCGCAACGGCAGTTTAGGAACTGGAGAGAGTTTGAGTCTGAGCCGAGGTGAGCCGCGTGAGGTGGCCTACACTCACCAGAAGAGCGAATCAGACCTCTCCGTTGGCACTGTCATCACTCGGCTAGAGGGAGGCACCTTAGGGTCGATGTGCGCCGCGAGCACAGCCGAGGTGTATTGCTGGGGCGGCGCTAACGCGGCAAGCGCTCAGCCGACTCTCAAGCGTGTGCCCCTGCCGCAGGGAGAGATCACTGCATTGTCCGCTGGGCAAACGCACTCGTGCGCGGTCCTCGATCAGAAAACGGCATACTGCTGGGGCACCAACTCGCACGGCGAACTCGGTCGCGGGAGCCAGCATGGGTGGAACCAGTATCTGCCCCCTGCTCCGATGAAGCAGAGTAATAGCGCAGAAGCCCTCCGTCCGAACGCAAGGATCGAACAAATTGCAGCCGGGCAAAACACGACATGTCTGATCGCAAATGGCAAAGGTTACTGTACGGGAGACGCACAACGCGGTGCTCTCGGAAACGCTTCGATTGTCCGCCACTTTGTGCCCAAAGAGATTGCGTTTTTCATGAGTGGTCATCCTAGCGCTACCGTGCTCAAATCAATCGTCGCGACCGCATATTCTGCCGACTCACAACGTTATTGCGCCGCGTCAGAGACAGATGTCTTTTGCTGGGGTTCCACCATTAACGGAGGCATGGGGTTTCCGGATGTCAACGGCATACAGCGGTCTCCTGTTCGAATTCTTGGACTTCCCGCTGGCACGGTGCAATCTCTCGACTCGGAGTGGGATTCGAACTGCGCGATCATCAACAACACCAGCACCTGTTGGGGCAATAACAGTGAGGGAAAGTTCGGGACCGCCGAGCGCAAAGCGAACTTTTCAGCCACGGCGACCGTCTTGCCCGCGGGAAAAACCCTCGTCAAGTCAGCCAGTGCTCAAGGAACACGTTGCTGGTTGTTCACCGATGGCACTCTTGAGTGCGCAGGAAATGCGTCCATGGGTGCTCTCGCGCGAGGACCGCTTGAATGGGGTCGGGCCACTCCAAACCTCCAACCGACTCTTCCCGCAACGCTTCTAGCAGCGTGCGAGGGTACAACGGCCAGCGACGGCCGATGCGGCCTTGTCCCTGGAGAAGTGTATTTTTACCGCTCCTACTTCACTCTGGGCGAATGGCAGAGTCCGATGAGCGGGGTGAGACCGTTTGGTTAG